In Cryptococcus gattii WM276 chromosome B, complete sequence, the DNA window TTCAGCTTTGGAATAATCCTATCCAAGGCAGTCAGTAAGTTAATCGGGCAATGACAGATAAGAAAGACGACTTACCTCTCCTCCACTCATATTGAACAGCACTCCAAGTGCAACCTGAACATCAGCATCGATCTCGTGCGGTGTTTGTCTCGCAATTTCTATTAAACTTTCGATGAGTTTGTCCCtgcctcttcctttttgtCCATCGGCTCCGATTGCATCTTTACTATCCTTCATTCTAATCCAATTCTCCAGCATAGTGCACGCTGCCTCATTTTCTCCCTCATTGGTATAGCTGACAGCGAGGGCAAGGTACGCTGGTCGATACTGCGGATCAAGTTGAATGACTTTGGATAAGGCCAAGATAGCTTGGTCTTCGCGCTCATTCTCTTGTTGCTTGAGGCCAAGGGCATACCATGCTTCATGAGAGGTAGGATCTTTCTGTACTTCAGCTTCAAGCTCAAGAATACCCTAATATGCACGTCAGATCAGACGGTTGGACCAAACAGAACAAAAGGAATATAACTCACCTTTAAGGTAGGTGAACCCCTAGGGACTTCCAAATAGAGCTCTTCTGCATCAAATGAATAAGGGTTTAGAGTTTGGAACAAGTATCTTTCTGTCTGGTCACCAGTTCCCATGCCTCTTAAATGTGAGACGCCAGGTTCTGCCCTTTGGAACTCCTCCCAGTCACTTTGCAGCTTACTCCAACCTTCTTGCTTCCCCACTCCGCCTTCCAGATTCTCTCGGGACTGTCGAAGTTGACCATTGAACATTGCAAAGACATCTTCGTCAAAGTCGTGAGTCACCCCTTGTTCACTCCAACCCCGACCTGCACCGGGGACGTTGCCACGAGAGGAAAGAGCTTCCTCGAGAGTATTGGGCACGCCGCTTCTTTCTTGAGAAGCCGAGTGTTCATCAAAGTGGACACTCTTTCTTCGCTCGGATGTGTGTAATTCTGAAGATTGTAAGAGAGCTTCTTGGTCACGATACTGTTGATCCCACAAAGCATTACTATTTGCAGCTAGCGGGGTAGCTTGTGGAGCTGTTAGAGGAGGGATGGATGTGTGTGCTGGTAAAGTCGAACCCCAAGAATTCAGGGCTGGGTAGACTTTTTGACCCCGAGGATAAGGTGATCTTCGTTCAAGGTACTCAGCTTCAGGCAATGTGGAGGCTTCTTGGCGTGCGGATTTCCCATTTTGCTTGGCAAAGCCTTCCGCCCAATTTTCTCCAACGATATTCCGCTCAATAAATGTTGCACCCTCACCTACTTCCTCACCTTTTACctcttgcccttctttGACCACAACCTCTTCGTCCCCCAAGCCTCTCACAAGACGCATGAATTTACTTTGGGCCAATTTGGGATTGGCGGATAAAATGTCTGACTGGGTTTCCAGATTGTTGATAAAGGACCGGGCAGTACGAGCTAGCAATTCTTGAGACTCATCTAAAGGCTGAGTTTCTGGTCCAGTTGATTGATCAATTTGCTCTTCATGTGTGGTGACTGGGGCCGCTGCCTGCATATCAGGCCGAGGACGTGCCAGGCTTGCTTCTGGACCTGGAATGGCATGTAATGGGAAACCTGGTCTCGTCAAGGCTGAGTGCTGAAGTGGATATTGAGCTGTTGGAACCTCCCACGGCGCTAGACCAGCATTGTACTGGTGTTTCTGAGATCTTGCGGCTCCAAATGGAGACGCGGCTGCAACATTCTGACTAAACTCTTCCTGCCAATCGCTTTTTGTGGAAGCTGCAAAGTGAGCATGTCTAGATGATGTAGGCCCTGTCGGAGGAATGAAATCGCTCGCCCAATCTGAGAGATGAGAAGCTGACGGAACAGGAGAGAGCTGTTGCCTCAGTGAAGAGAGATCAAAAGCTGACGGACGTCCTGGGACTGGCTTCGGTTGTCGGACGACTGGCTGCTGAACAAATTGATCCCTGAATGGCTGCTATGCAAGCTATCAATATTGGACGCAATTCATACTGCCATACTCACCTTTGACGATGATCCGGACGCATTTGAGGTGTAGGCTAGCCGATCCTACGACGGGATAATGTTAGCTTATAATGACAGCAGAGTGATCGACACTCATCATCGCACCTGTTGTAAAGAACGGTCGACGTTAATTCTGTCTGAGATGTTTTTGAGAGCAGAAGTAGGTCCACACTGGACCGAAGTGCCCGATAAAAAAGCAGACATGGCGGTCTGTGTAAGAGAGAATGATGTGCAATGAAGTAAAAGACGACGAGATTTGACTTATCATTTCGTCGAAAAGTAACGTCGTCGTGCATGCGGCCGACCGGTTATCCCAGGCCATGTAGCCGAAAAATAGGCGTAGGGGAATGGCTTGCCTAAGCAAGGATTCAGGCACGGGTGTATTATGACGTATGCACGAAGGTATATTTAGTGCTATATACTCCTAAGGCATTGAATATTCTATTTGTACTGCAACTTGCACTGCTACTCCGTCCACCAGCATGGCAGAAGGCATCGAGCTTAAACCGTTAGGGGCATCAGCCCCACCCCTGCCCCCGCGACACCCCGATACCGCTCCTGGCTCACTCGGCAAAGCTTACAGGTCCGCAGAGGAAAAGGCAAAGGCAATGATACACCTCCAGCAGGACGCCGGGTTAGACGCCATCTCTGTATGGGCGCTCGTTCTTTCGTCGTGGTTAGTCTCTGCAACAATCTTCCACTATATTTCTCTCTGACGTCCTCAGCAGGTTCGCCATACTCGCTATACCACTCCTCTTATTCCCCCgcatcctcatcttcttttcccaGACGCCTCCGCCCATCGTTCCCTTTTCGTCGTCTTCTGCTGCCAATGCTGCAGCTGCAGCTCGCGAGAACCATTATGACACCCTTACCCCTCTCGAGTACACTCTCTGTCTATCCTTGTCTCTTGGCCTCATAGCCATGTCCCTTGTATCTCTCTTCATCTTAGTGCCGACATACACCCCACCTTCAGCTAATCCATCTCGCACACCTCTTTTGGGTATCTTGGTGGGGTTGACTACAGTCTCTGGGGCAGTGCTTTGGAATGCAGGCGGACTAGGTGGATTGGGTGTTTTTgttggaggaggaaatgTCTTTGTGGCCATTTGGGGGTGGTGGGTTATCGTATTTGGAGGTGGGAGGGGCAAAATAACAAAAAAGCAACATAAACATAATACGCCAGAAAGGCTGAGAAAGCTGTAATCATCCTGATACATTATTGAAGGGAATGAAATGGAATCTGTACATTGAAGTGATGGCGTTAGGGGATAGCCATGCATTTGTATTATTAGCCGTTTGTTTTATTAGCCAGAGCGCGCTCTATTTTGGAAGAACTGTGTGATAGGACTCGTAACTTGGTACTGCATTATGCTTCCTCATTAATGTGACATTATATGAAATCAAATCTCGACAAAACATCATCGTCATTACATTACGTTACAACCGCTTCCTGATCTTCCTGCAAcatcctttccctctctctttccGCTTGGTCCGCCGCGGCAAGGGCTTGCTGCACCATTGTCGCCTCTCCCGAGTTGATCGTACCCGACACAACAGCAGTGACCGGATTGGAAgcggcggcagcagcagcctGCTGAGTTTGGTTACGTCTTCGTCGTCGACGAGGAAGAGTTATTATCTTTGGCATAGGTCGTTCATCAAGATCCTTGGCAACGTTTGTAGCAGCTTGGAAAGCCTAAATTGAAACATTGTTAGTTTATCTCTTCTTTGGAAACTCCCAATACACGTACCTCAACCCAGTCAACCATATCCCTTGCACTGTCTGTCTGTAACAGGAACTGTTCACCATCTGCTCTGACACGAACCAcgttcttcctcttgtGATAGTCGGCAGCCAAACCACTCTCTGTCTTGTTCAACGAGTACTGTTTTACCAAAGCATTATGCTGAAAGTGACTAGATAAGGGGGTGTTGGTCGACCCGTAGCTACTCGACGGAAAGACAGTACTTGTCCCAGAGGCCGAACCACGTCGCTGACTGTTGAAAAGGGCGGCGTCCTTGACATCATTCCCATTTTCGGCATTATGCACTATCGACAAGGAACTTCGTCGATAATTGCCTGAACCAACGGTATTAGATTCGGATGTCCGGCGCCCCGGTAAGGGAATACCGATTGGCGAGGCAGAGTCACCAGATCCACGCCGCACAGTAGAGTTGATGGCATCCGCTGGACCCCTTCGACCTGGGTCGACTGAGACTGTGCTCCTCTTGTTACTTGGACCGATTGTAGCGCTCGACGAtgtccttctccttctctcaGGTGCCGGATGTACATGCAGGAACTCGTCcgcatcatcatcgtcgaTAGTAGGGACAGGCGCATCGCTCTTCAAAGGGAACCTGTGAGGATCAAATTTGTACACTAGGAGCGCAGTACCGTGCAGAATGAAATAATATCGTTTCCAACTACGGTCTCGAGCTTGGATTTTTTcaatcctcttcttgccatcAGGTCCGGTTCCCAGGTCCTTTTCTCCGGTGAACTCCATTTTCCGTTGCAGCATGCCTTCGATATGGACCTAGCATCATATAAGCATCTCATTCCTTGTGCAGAAACAGCATGTTGAACGTACCGAGCACCAGTAATTTGGCAGCTTTTCTCTCCCCTCCTCGTCCCTTGGTTTGGGGACGAATGTCCCCGGGAACGGCGGCTCATATTTTGGTGGTGGCGCCACCAAATCATCTGCcgaccttcttctcttcaacTCTTTCTGCTTATCCTTTCCAGCAACCAAAAAGTTGAAGCCATTCAATCCAGCAGCAGGAGTGGGAGGCGGTCTAGCCCATTCTGCAGGACTCAGAATAACATTTGGCACAGAAGGCGCTTGTTGAGGTGGCAAGGTGATGCGGAAGGGCAGCTGCTCGCCGGATTTAACTGTTTCCAATTTTGGTTTAACGAGCATTCCATCTTCAGTGTCTTCACTGCCTTGAGTTTTGGGAGGAAGATTTATCATTGAAATGGAAGTTTGAGTGTACAGAGAGGGGCGTTGGGGAATTTGCTGGGGACGCGGCTGAGGGGCAGGTGCGACAACGTCATTTGCTTCTATTGACGGCGTTCCAGCTTCGGTAGAAACCTCAACGGTATCCTCACTGCTAGCTCCAtgctcttctctcctcgaatcttcttcattctcgCTTTCCTCCTCTAAAACActcctttcctcttcgtTTTCCACTCTTGACGCTGCCACTGGTGCCGCCAAGCTAGAGTCCACAGCCAGATCCTTGCCCTTTCCTTTATCCAGTCGAGGTTGCGGCGACGGCATAGTACTGGGcccagaagaagatggcTGGCTATCGAAATATCCAGAGGAGCCTCTCGATGTCGTGGTAAGCGTGCTGGGGTAAGACGATTGGCCTCTCTCCAGAGTGGCTCTGGCAATGGCCGCTGCGGCTCCAGCTGTAGGTTGGGCATTGCCGGTATCAACGACAACCGGTTGCAGATCTTGTACGGGAGTACCTTCATTGCTGAACTGTGACCAAGTAGACTGGTGTTTCTCGCAAGGTGTACTGAGTGACCATACTGATTTGCCATTGGCTTTGGGGATTATGGTCGGTCCGGACACGTTCGACATAGTATTGAATCGCGGGAAATCCGATTGACGACGTACATCCGCAGATGCATCTAATGCGCTTGATCCGCTTGGCTCTGCAATGTAACTGTCAATACTGAGACGATAGTGAGAAAGAAAATATGACTGACCACCTTCTTCCGTTACTGCACTCTTTGCCATTTCTCCAACTTGGCTTGAAGAACCTGCTCTAGTTCTTCTCGCCGATCTCCCAGCACAACTCGAGGGACTAGAGCTTACCGTCCGGGGATTCCTTGCGGTTTCTGCCTCACTATCGTTACCAGAATCACCATCGGAACCTGCACCGTCCTCAGattcatcctcatcatcatcgtctccggcatctccatcttcttcatcctcattTGAAGGCACTGATGATGGTTGGCGAAGCATTACAGGCTATATACCGAGTAAGATCTCTGAATGACTGGAAACAAGTCTGAATAACGTACCATCGCCCTTCTGGCCTTTCTCAACTCTTGCTCGGTCATTGGTGTCCTTTTCGCCTTTGCTGGGGGTAAACTTAGTGTAAATGAGCCTAAACCTGGCGTTCTTGCTCCGTTCGTCATTGACATCGGTGTCCTCATGATTCCACCTCCTGGTGTTTTAGGTCCTCCTTCCCTTGCCAGCTCTCCCCATCCCGGTGTTGCTGTAGGAGTCGTACTGGATGTATCACCCGCTAAACTCGCAAGATTAGTTAAAGTGGGCAAATTCTTGATGGGCTGAGGCATAGGAGGAGAGTAAATGACAGTAGTTTTGCGCACAGACAGACTTGGGCGAGTCATATGGAGAGGCGAAGATGTAGGTGAGATGGGTGAGGAAGGCGTCGCGGGGGTGGCGGCTGCAGAGGGAATTGAAGAGGCAGTCTGACGAGCGATTGGAGATGTTGCGATCGAGGGAATGTCTTGATCGCGAGTCTCTGGTGGGTGAACAAGGTTTCCAGATGACATCTGGTTGTCGGCGGCAGTCACAGACGTCTTGATACTCTCCTGCTTAGGGAACGTGGGCTGCTTAGCTTTTGACGTCAAAACTTCGTCAGAAGTATTGAGGGCCAAGGACGGCCGTCTCTGGCTTGCTTCCACCTCATTTCGTAATCCAAGTTCAGACGATACTCTAGTGCTCAACGGTGGTGTGGGAAGTTGCTGTTCAGGGGAGACAATCACTATTTGCGGCTTCATAGTTGGACAATTCTCCAATACTTGCACGTCTGTTGATCGACGTCTTGCATTTTCGTCACCTGCCGCGTTAACGACAGCAGGACCAGTAGTCAATGGTATTTGTTCATTGGGAGCAACGTCCGCATATCCCGCATCCGGAAGCACCAGAGGGTACGACGGCTGCCAAGTCTGGGATAACGGGCGGATTCGCGCATTGGGACTAATTGACGCTTGTGACAAAGGAGAAGATGCTTCAGGTGAAATCGTGTGCGGTAGAGCAAAGTTCTCAGGGAAAACAGTGGTTGATGCTAAAAGCCCAGCGTTGGCTGGCTTTCTGGACATTGTATGCGCGGGATCCTGATAATCGGCCATGATAAGTTCGTTTCCAGGTCTGGTAGAACGTGCGGCAGATCCGGGTGACCCATGAAACCCCTGATCAGGTGAAGACAAGGTTGAAGATTGTCTAGGATGctcagaagaagagctAGAATTGCGGCGAAAAAACATTGGAGTAGTCAACTTCTTTTTCATacttcctttcttctctgTGCCAGACACATTACCAGCCGCAGGGCCAGCTCCCAGTAGAGTTTTGAGTTTTGTGCCGTTCATGGCTGTAAACGGCGAATTGTGATCTGCATTGGACGCTGCATCTACGGAGAGCCGCTTGTGGGAATTTGGAGGATGGAGCGGAGGAGGGGCCTCGGAAGCCCGACGAGAGCgttggaagaagagaggcATACTGAGTTCTGTCCGCTAGTAGTGGTTCCTGAGTGGCAAGACGGGGTATTTAATACTGATGGTCAGAATTCTATCCCCTATGTACTGCCAGACGGTCAGTGAGTGACATGAGATGCACAGGCAAGGGAGTGAAAAATCCGGAAAACGATGACAAGCGACTCACCTACTGGCGTCGTCACTACTTTACTCACTTGTGCTGGTACAGCAGTACCAATATCTTCTGCTAATGCAAAAAGGTGATA includes these proteins:
- a CDS encoding Peroxisome targeting sequence binding protein, putative (Similar to TIGR gene model, INSD accession AAW41849.1); this translates as MSAFLSGTSVQCGPTSALKNISDRINVDRSLQQDRLAYTSNASGSSSKQPFRDQFVQQPVVRQPKPVPGRPSAFDLSSLRQQLSPVPSASHLSDWASDFIPPTGPTSSRHAHFAASTKSDWQEEFSQNVAAASPFGAARSQKHQYNAGLAPWEVPTAQYPLQHSALTRPGFPLHAIPGPEASLARPRPDMQAAAPVTTHEEQIDQSTGPETQPLDESQELLARTARSFINNLETQSDILSANPKLAQSKFMRLVRGLGDEEVVVKEGQEVKGEEVGEGATFIERNIVGENWAEGFAKQNGKSARQEASTLPEAEYLERRSPYPRGQKVYPALNSWGSTLPAHTSIPPLTAPQATPLAANSNALWDQQYRDQEALLQSSELHTSERRKSVHFDEHSASQERSGVPNTLEEALSSRGNVPGAGRGWSEQGVTHDFDEDVFAMFNGQLRQSRENLEGGVGKQEGWSKLQSDWEEFQRAEPGVSHLRGMGTGDQTERYLFQTLNPYSFDAEELYLEVPRGSPTLKGILELEAEVQKDPTSHEAWYALGLKQQENEREDQAILALSKVIQLDPQYRPAYLALAVSYTNEGENEAACTMLENWIRMKDSKDAIGADGQKGRGRDKLIESLIEIARQTPHEIDADVQVALGVLFNMSGGEDYSKAEDCFLAALAVRPEDWLLYNRLGATLANSGRSSEAIQYYHQALTLHPSFVRALFNLGIAYMNLGQYQAAAQSILDALRLQHSGASEAYAYGQNGGGAKGVTSETLWNNLKSACFHMNRHDLVQIVEKRDLSGLPLRFVDEGH
- a CDS encoding Hypothetical protein (Similar to TIGR gene model, INSD accession AAW41848.1; CNB02260), translated to MAEGIELKPLGASAPPLPPRHPDTAPGSLGKAYRSAEEKAKAMIHLQQDAGLDAISVWALVLSSWFAILAIPLLLFPRILIFFSQTPPPIVPFSSSSAANAAAAARENHYDTLTPLEYTLCLSLSLGLIAMSLVSLFILVPTYTPPSANPSRTPLLGILVGLTTVSGAVLWNAGGLGGLGVFVGGGNVFVAIWGWWVIVFGGGRGKITKKQHKHNTPERLRKL
- a CDS encoding Hypothetical protein (Similar to TIGR gene model, INSD accession AAW41847.1; CNB02250) → MPLFFQRSRRASEAPPPLHPPNSHKRLSVDAASNADHNSPFTAMNGTKLKTLLGAGPAAGNVSGTEKKGSMKKKLTTPMFFRRNSSSSSEHPRQSSTLSSPDQGFHGSPGSAARSTRPGNELIMADYQDPAHTMSRKPANAGLLASTTVFPENFALPHTISPEASSPLSQASISPNARIRPLSQTWQPSYPLVLPDAGYADVAPNEQIPLTTGPAVVNAAGDENARRRSTDVQVLENCPTMKPQIVIVSPEQQLPTPPLSTRVSSELGLRNEVEASQRRPSLALNTSDEVLTSKAKQPTFPKQESIKTSVTAADNQMSSGNLVHPPETRDQDIPSIATSPIARQTASSIPSAAATPATPSSPISPTSSPLHMTRPSLSVRKTTVIYSPPMPQPIKNLPTLTNLASLAGDTSSTTPTATPGWGELAREGGPKTPGGGIMRTPMSMTNGARTPGLGSFTLSLPPAKAKRTPMTEQELRKARRAMPVMLRQPSSVPSNEDEEDGDAGDDDDEDESEDGAGSDGDSGNDSEAETARNPRTVSSSPSSCAGRSARRTRAGSSSQVGEMAKSAVTEEGANGKSVWSLSTPCEKHQSTWSQFSNEGTPVQDLQPVVVDTGNAQPTAGAAAAIARATLERGQSSYPSTLTTTSRGSSGYFDSQPSSSGPSTMPSPQPRLDKGKGKDLAVDSSLAAPVAASRVENEEERSVLEEESENEEDSRREEHGASSEDTVEVSTEAGTPSIEANDVVAPAPQPRPQQIPQRPSLYTQTSISMINLPPKTQGSEDTEDGMLVKPKLETVKSGEQLPFRITLPPQQAPSVPNVILSPAEWARPPPTPAAGLNGFNFLVAGKDKQKELKRRRSADDLVAPPPKYEPPFPGTFVPKPRDEEGREKLPNYWCSVHIEGMLQRKMEFTGEKDLGTGPDGKKRIEKIQARDRSWKRYYFILHGTALLVYKFDPHRFPLKSDAPVPTIDDDDADEFLHVHPAPERRRRTSSSATIGPSNKRSTVSVDPGRRGPADAINSTVRRGSGDSASPIGIPLPGRRTSESNTVGSGNYRRSSLSIVHNAENGNDVKDAALFNSQRRGSASGTSTVFPSSSYGSTNTPLSSHFQHNALVKQYSLNKTESGLAADYHKRKNVVRVRADGEQFLLQTDSARDMVDWVEAFQAATNVAKDLDERPMPKIITLPRRRRRRNQTQQAAAAAASNPVTAVVSGTINSGEATMVQQALAAADQAERERERMLQEDQEAVVT